From Rubinisphaera margarita, a single genomic window includes:
- the aroE gene encoding shikimate dehydrogenase yields MAELNFKQELTSVFGQPVAENPTQAMIEAAYQHHGLDWRYLTIEVAPEDLPAAVQGMRAMNFRGGNLTIPHKVAVIPLLDRLSEAAQLMGAVNCIIREGDELVGDNTDGKGFVDSLRPVCDPAGKKVVILGAGGAARAISVELALAGVEDITIVNRDSGRGTGLLDLLNGPVAKATSVKATFVPWEGDFDVPPGTDVVINATSIGLFPDVNARIPLHMASLEPNMVVADVIPNPPETRLVKEARAIGCEVLDGLGMLVNQGVIGFRLWTGVDPDPVIMRRALETVFDA; encoded by the coding sequence ATGGCCGAACTGAATTTCAAGCAGGAACTGACCAGCGTTTTCGGGCAGCCCGTCGCGGAAAACCCGACGCAGGCGATGATCGAAGCGGCTTATCAGCATCACGGTCTCGACTGGCGATATCTCACGATTGAAGTCGCTCCCGAGGACCTGCCGGCAGCCGTGCAGGGCATGCGGGCCATGAATTTCCGGGGCGGCAACCTGACGATTCCGCACAAAGTCGCCGTGATTCCCCTGCTCGACCGACTTTCCGAAGCCGCTCAGCTGATGGGAGCCGTGAACTGCATCATCCGTGAGGGAGACGAACTGGTCGGCGACAATACCGACGGCAAAGGCTTCGTCGATTCTCTGCGTCCCGTTTGCGACCCAGCCGGCAAGAAGGTTGTTATTCTCGGTGCCGGCGGCGCAGCCCGGGCAATCTCGGTCGAACTCGCCCTGGCCGGTGTCGAGGACATCACGATCGTTAACCGCGATTCGGGACGCGGCACGGGACTGCTCGACCTGCTCAACGGACCCGTCGCCAAAGCGACTTCGGTGAAAGCGACCTTTGTGCCCTGGGAGGGCGACTTCGATGTTCCCCCCGGCACCGACGTCGTGATCAACGCGACATCGATCGGCCTGTTCCCGGATGTGAACGCCCGGATCCCGCTTCATATGGCTTCGCTGGAGCCGAATATGGTCGTAGCCGATGTGATCCCGAATCCGCCGGAAACGCGCCTCGTGAAAGAAGCCCGAGCGATCGGCTGCGAAGTGCTCGACGGACTCGGCATGCTGGTCAATCAGGGCGTGATCGGTTTCCGCCTCTGGACTGGCGTCGATCCCGATCCGGTCATCATGCGACGGGCTCTGGAAACGGTGTTTGACGCCTAA
- a CDS encoding VanZ family protein, with protein MLKTVLLILLIGYATTLVVFTHLPVEDVPDTGASDKLLHFGAYAVLGLLAAANLRVRRMPSVTQGLLLWASLAVFGAFDEMTQALVERSPELLDWSADIVGAAAGILAVSLLPWPAVKPSAATDR; from the coding sequence ATGCTGAAGACGGTCCTGCTCATTCTCCTCATCGGCTACGCAACCACGCTTGTCGTCTTTACGCACTTACCCGTGGAGGACGTTCCGGACACCGGTGCGTCCGATAAGCTGTTGCACTTCGGGGCCTATGCCGTGTTGGGGCTTCTCGCAGCCGCGAACCTGCGTGTGCGGCGAATGCCGTCGGTCACGCAGGGACTTCTGCTCTGGGCCAGTCTGGCGGTCTTCGGTGCGTTCGATGAAATGACGCAGGCTTTGGTTGAGCGTTCCCCGGAACTGCTCGACTGGTCCGCCGACATCGTTGGAGCTGCGGCTGGGATTCTGGCTGTCTCGTTGCTCCCCTGGCCGGCGGTGAAGCCTTCCGCAGCGACGGATCGTTAG